CGGTGGTCCGCCGCCCGCGCCTACCTACGCCCGGCGCTGAAACGGCCCAATTGCGATCTCGTGCACGCCTTCGCCCGCAGGATCGTGATCGAAGACGGCCGCGCCGTGGGCGTCGAGGTTGCACGCGGCGGCCAAATCGAGGTGATCCGCGCCGAGGCCGAAGTGATCCTCGCGGCCTCCTCGATCAACTCGCCCAAGCTGCTGATGCTGTCGGGCATCGGTCCCGCAACGCATCTTGCCGAGCACGGAATCGCGGTTGTCGCCGATCGGCCCGGCGTCGGACAGAACCTGCAGGACCACCTGGAACTCTACATCCAGGCCGCGGCCAGCCAGCCGGTCAGCCTGTTCACCTACTGGAACCTTCTGGGCAAGGCCTATGTCGGCGCACGTTGGCTGTTCACCCGGCGCGGGCCGGGCGCGTCGAACCAGTTCGAGAGCGCGGCCTTCATCCGCTCGGCGGCCGGGGTGGACTATCCCGACATCCAGTATCACTTCCTGCCCATCGCGGTGCGCTACGACGGGCAGGCCGCCGCCGAGGGCCACGGCTTCCAGGCCCATGTGGGTCCTATGCGCAGCCCCTCGCGCGGGCATGTCACGCTGCGCTCGGCCGATCCGGCGGCTCCCCCGCGGATCCTTTTCAACTACATGAGCCACGAGAAGGACTGGGCCGACTTCCGCACCTGCATCCGGCTGACGCGCGAGATTTTCGCCCAAGAGGCGTTCGCGCCGTATTTCAGGAAGGAGATCCAGCCGGCGCCCGAGGCGCAAACCGACGAGGATCTCGACGCTTTCATCCGGGAGCACGTCGAAAGCGCCTATCACCCCTGCGGCACCGCGCGCATGGGCCGGCGCGACGATCCGATGGCGGTCGTCGACCCGGAGGCGCGCGTGATCGGGGTGGAGTGCTTGCGGCTCGCCGACAGCTCGATCTTCCCGCGCATCACCAACGGCAATCTCAACGCGCCGTCGATCATGGTCGGCGAAAAGGTCTCCGACCATATTCTGGCGCGCGCGCCGTTGCCGCCCGACAACCGCGCGCCTTGGATCAATCCGAAATGGCAAGACGCGCAACGCTGACCGGGTCTAGGCCGGCGCCAGGTTCTCGCGGTTGTCGCGGGGATGCGGGTCTCAGCTCATCGGCCGCATATCGCAAGCCCATCGCGCGATGAGGCCCTCGAACCGCGCGCAGACATCCGGCATCGCCCGATGCTTGGCTGCAGTCTATCGCAGCAAGGGGATCACGGCCCGGTTCAGGCGCATGCCGAAAACAGGATCCGCATCGGACTTGCTACCGCCCACCGTCAGAAGTCCTGCCATGCGATCTGACCTCGGGCGGCGCGTTTCTGGGCCGGGAAGCTGATTTCGATGGGTTCGGTGTCGTCCGGTCGCGGGTGCTCGGCGGCCCCGTTCGCATCCGTTCGGCGCTTTTCGGTCCGCAGGCGCAGGGGGACGGCCGGGGCGGCGGTGCCTTGCAGCCAAAACCGTGCGACGAGGCCCTGGAGGGTTTCGGCCTCGTGGCGGAGGGTGGCCGAGGCGGCGGTGGCCTCTTCGACCATGGCGGCGTTCTGCTGGGTGACCTGGTCGAGCTGGGTGACGCCCACGTTGATCTCGCCCAGGCCCACCGACTGCTCCTGGGCGCCGGTCGCGATCTCGGAGACGAGGTCGGCGATGTTGCCCACGCGCCCGACGATGTCCGACAGCGCCTCGCCCGCGCGGTTGACCAGCGCGACGCCGGATTCCACCTGACCCGAACTCGCCGAGATCAGCTCCTTGATCTCGCGCGCCGCTTCCGACGAGCGCTGCGCCAGCGCGCGCACCTCCGAGGCGACCACGGCGAAGCCGCGGCCCGCCTCGCCCGCCCGCGCCGCCTCGACGCCGGCGTTGAGCGCCAGGAGGTTGGTCTGGAACGCGATGTCGTCGATCACGCCGATGATCTGGCTGATCTCGTCGGAGGAGCGCTTGATCTCGCCCATCGCGTCGACGGCGTCGGAGACGACGCGGCCCGAGGCCTCGGCATCGCCGCGGGCGGACCGCACGACGCCCTCGACCTCGGCCGCGCCCTCGGCCGCCGAGCGCACCGAGCCGGTGAGTTCGTCCAGCGCGGCGGCGGTTTCCTCCAGCGTCGCGGCCTGGGTCTCGGTCCGGTGCGACAGATCGTCCGACGCCCCGGCAATCTCCTCCGCCCGGCCGCGGATCTCGGTCGCGTTCTCCACGACCGCGGCCAGCATCTCGTTCAGCGTCGACATCGTCGCGTTGAAATCGTGACGCAGCTGTTCGTACTCGGCGGCGAAGGCCGTCTCGATCGGCTGGGTCAGGTCGCCCGCAGCGAGCGCCGTGAGGCCCTTGCCCAGACGTTGCACCGCGTCGGCCTGCGCGCGCCGGTCCGCGTCCTGGCGGTGCGCCAGCCGGTCGCTTTCGATGAGTCGGTCGCGGAACTGAACCGCCGCCCGCGCAATCGCCCCGATCTCGTCCGACCGCTCGGTATGGCATATGGGGGCATCGAAGCGTTTGTCGTTGAGCGCGTGGATCACCCGCTCGATCCCAGCCAGCGGCCGGCCGATCCTGCACACCGCTGCGACCCCAGCGGCCAGCGTTCCAACAGCGGCGACGACGAGAGCGAGGGTCACCAGACGGCTGATCCGGGCGGCCTGCGCCTGGGTCTGGTCGACCGACCGCACCATGGCACCCAGTGCGCGGGCCTGTTCGGCCGAAGCGGCGGCGATGAAGGCCTCGAGCCCCGCCCGGAGCGACCCGAGCATCTCGGACTTGCGCTCGGACAGCGCGGCCTCGCGGGCCGCGGCGTGCTGTGCCAGCGCGTCGAGGGCGGATTCGACCACGGGAACGTGCTGCGACGTCATGCCCATGAATTTCTTCGCCGCGTTTCCGGGGTCGCCGGCGATCTCGTCCCGCATAAAGGCGACCATGGCGGCCTCTGCCCGGGCATAATCCCCGATCAGCCGGCGCAGCGTCGCGTCGCCGGTCCCGAACCCTTCGGCCCAGCGGGCGAAATCCGTCCGCGCGGGGTCGGTCTGTACCTTGCCGAACGCACCGAACTTGGCCGCCCTGCTGACCGACTTCAGATAGTCCGCGTTCGCGACCTGCAGGTGCTCGAGGAAAGTCACGATGGAATAGCGCTGCCCCTCGAAATGAAACACCAGTTCCGAGGCGTCGCGATGCACCGTCAGCGCGGCGCCAAGCTCGGCCGACAACTCGTCCAGGCTGGCCGTGATCGCGGGGCTGTCGATCCGCGCGGCCTGATCGGCGATCGCCTCCAGGCTTGCGTCGATTCGGGCCTCGGCCGCCGGGTCGTACGCCGCGCCCCGGAAATAGGCGACGATCTCGGTCTGCATGCGCGCGGTCGTCGCCGCCAAGGCTGACGCCTCGGACACGCGCGGCAGCGCATCATCGGCGGTCTGGGCGATGTCGCGGGCGATCTGTCGCGCACCGCCGAAGCCGACAAGGCCGACGAAGATCGCGGCGACGAGCCCCGCGCCGAAGGCAACGACAAGCTGACCCGAAATCGACCGGACAAGGTTCATGGGCGGAGACCTTTCGCAAGACGGCCTAGCCATGCGGCGACCGCGCATTTTTCCCGCAGACCCGCGGCCGGGATGCGGGGCCGTCGAAGTCCGCTGCGGCGGAGCGCGCGACGTTTCATGGATTCGGTCCGGTTTCCTGTGCTGCAAGCGGCATACGGAACCGAGGTTAACGGCAGGGTAATCTGCCCGGCCTGCGGGCCGGGGACGCGTTGTGGATTTCGTATTGCCGCCATTCGGTTGGCGCATGGAGGCCGGCACGCCCGCAGCGTCGCGGAGGCACCGTGCCCGGCTTGCGGGCCGCTTTCCGCGACGCGGGCGAGCCCTGATGGCGTGACCGCCCCGGCGGCAGGGCGGAGTCCGCTTCCTCAGGTTTCGCCCGGCGCGGCGGCGCGCGCTGTCATCCGCCGTGTCGAGTCCGCAGCATGCCGACAGCACGGCACCGACCGCAGGTCGTGTCCGTCCACGCGGCTAGTCAGGCGCCGCCGGCCCGGCGACGTGGCTCGCCCGCTTGCCCCTGTGCAGCGTGATCAGTCGGGCCGGATCGTCGGCCGGGACAAAGCCGACATGCTCGATCGTGAACTCCTGGTTGGCCGGGAAGGCGAATTCATGGGAAACGTAATTCAGCACACCGATCAGTTCCCCATCCTCGAGGATGGGCTCCCAGACGATCGTGTTGCCGCTCCCGCGGGCGTTGACCGTGAACAGGAACAGCAAGGCATCGCCCGTCAGCAGGCCCGATTCCTGAACGTGCTTCCACATTTCGGGATTGCCGATGCGGTCGAGATATCTGTCGAAAGTGATGCCGAGCAGCTTCGACGGGTCCTGTCCACGCTTCCTGAAGATCAGTTCACCGGACGCGGACATTTCCAGCAATCGAAGGTTCCGGTCCAGCAGGGTGGCCGGCCGCAGGTTGTGGCGAACCACGGCGAGGCTTCGGTTCAGGTGCCGCCGCTCCTCGTCGCGCAGCAGCAGTGACCGGAGCGCCGCCTGCCGCGCCGGTCGCGGGATCTCGACCCCGCGCTCCCAGCGGCTGACGGTCCCCTGGTCGACATTGAGGCGCTCGCCGAGTTCGCGCTGGGTGATCCCCAGCCGCCTGCGGATGACTCGTATCGTCGGGCCGTCCAGAACACCCTCCATGGGGCCGTTGCGCGCGGTTGTGAACATAACACAAGGTGCGTCGCAGAAGAACACGGGTCATCAATCCAAGAGGCCGTCGCCTGCGCCCCGAGAGCCTTCATCTCCCTGCGCGGCGCGCCGGGTGGTATCCTGCCGATGCGATTCGCGGTGCAAGACCGCGACGGGTCGGGGTGATCGTCGCAACGGCATGCGGCCCGATGCCGGAACGCATAAGGCGACGGCACGGGCGCGCTGTTGGGGGCTGGAACGCGCCATGCAACCCCCAAGCCCCGCGTAGCAGCGTCGCAGGCTGCGGACAGGGGGTGTTCTTGGGTAGCACGCGCGCTATGGTCCGACGCGGTCGGTGGCACTTGAACAGGTCGGCAATGGCTTTGGGCGCCGGCCCGCGTGCGGGAAGTATCAGGGGCTCCCGCCGGAACAGCAGGAGCATGTCCTGCCGAGGAGGGGCGACCCGTCCGGAGGCAGCGGAACGCAAAAGGATGAAAGATGGCCAATAACTCTCAGAACCTGATCCGCCTGATCGTCGCCGTGCCGGCGATCGGCATTGCGTACTACGCGTTGACAAACGACCCGGCGCCCAGCCCCGCCCCGGAGACGGTGGCCGAAGCGCCGGCCGACGCAGTTCCGGCGGAAGACGGAGCCGCCGTGGAAGAAGCCGCTGCGGACGAGCCCTCCGCCGAGGACGTGGCCACCGCAGAGGATGACGGCGTCGCGGAAGAAGCCGCGGACGCCGTAGACGAGGCCGCCGACGTCGCCGAAGCGGCCGGAGAGGCCGTCGCGGAAGCCGCGTCGGATGTGGCCGAAACCGTCGACGAGGCTGCCGACACCGCCGGTGAAGCGGTCACCGAGGCGGTTACCGAGACCCGCGAGGCGGTCACCGGCAGCGAAGAGCCGCTGATCGGTGGCGACGAAGCCGCGGAAGCGGCGGCCTCCGAAGAGGTGGCCGAGGAGCAGGCCGCCGCGGAAGAAGCGCCCGTTGAGGAAGCCCCGGTCGAAGATGACGCCGCCGAGGAAGCCGCGGCGGACGAAGCCCCCGCAGAAGAAGTCGC
This genomic window from Rhodovulum sp. ES.010 contains:
- a CDS encoding methyl-accepting chemotaxis protein, with the translated sequence MNLVRSISGQLVVAFGAGLVAAIFVGLVGFGGARQIARDIAQTADDALPRVSEASALAATTARMQTEIVAYFRGAAYDPAAEARIDASLEAIADQAARIDSPAITASLDELSAELGAALTVHRDASELVFHFEGQRYSIVTFLEHLQVANADYLKSVSRAAKFGAFGKVQTDPARTDFARWAEGFGTGDATLRRLIGDYARAEAAMVAFMRDEIAGDPGNAAKKFMGMTSQHVPVVESALDALAQHAAAREAALSERKSEMLGSLRAGLEAFIAAASAEQARALGAMVRSVDQTQAQAARISRLVTLALVVAAVGTLAAGVAAVCRIGRPLAGIERVIHALNDKRFDAPICHTERSDEIGAIARAAVQFRDRLIESDRLAHRQDADRRAQADAVQRLGKGLTALAAGDLTQPIETAFAAEYEQLRHDFNATMSTLNEMLAAVVENATEIRGRAEEIAGASDDLSHRTETQAATLEETAAALDELTGSVRSAAEGAAEVEGVVRSARGDAEASGRVVSDAVDAMGEIKRSSDEISQIIGVIDDIAFQTNLLALNAGVEAARAGEAGRGFAVVASEVRALAQRSSEAAREIKELISASSGQVESGVALVNRAGEALSDIVGRVGNIADLVSEIATGAQEQSVGLGEINVGVTQLDQVTQQNAAMVEEATAASATLRHEAETLQGLVARFWLQGTAAPAVPLRLRTEKRRTDANGAAEHPRPDDTEPIEISFPAQKRAARGQIAWQDF
- a CDS encoding DNA-binding transcriptional regulator — encoded protein: MEGVLDGPTIRVIRRRLGITQRELGERLNVDQGTVSRWERGVEIPRPARQAALRSLLLRDEERRHLNRSLAVVRHNLRPATLLDRNLRLLEMSASGELIFRKRGQDPSKLLGITFDRYLDRIGNPEMWKHVQESGLLTGDALLFLFTVNARGSGNTIVWEPILEDGELIGVLNYVSHEFAFPANQEFTIEHVGFVPADDPARLITLHRGKRASHVAGPAAPD
- the betA gene encoding choline dehydrogenase, which gives rise to MQADYVIVGAGSAGCAIAYRLAEAGKRVLVIEHGGSDAGPLIQMPGALSYPMNMARYDWGYRTEPEPHLGGRRLACPRGKVLGGSSSINGMIYVRGHARDYDHWRDQGAEGWGYADVLPYFRRMEDWHDGGHGGDPAWRGVGGPLHVTRGSRINPLTRAFVAAGRQAGYTATGDYNGQQQEGFGPFDMTVWKGERWSAARAYLRPALKRPNCDLVHAFARRIVIEDGRAVGVEVARGGQIEVIRAEAEVILAASSINSPKLLMLSGIGPATHLAEHGIAVVADRPGVGQNLQDHLELYIQAAASQPVSLFTYWNLLGKAYVGARWLFTRRGPGASNQFESAAFIRSAAGVDYPDIQYHFLPIAVRYDGQAAAEGHGFQAHVGPMRSPSRGHVTLRSADPAAPPRILFNYMSHEKDWADFRTCIRLTREIFAQEAFAPYFRKEIQPAPEAQTDEDLDAFIREHVESAYHPCGTARMGRRDDPMAVVDPEARVIGVECLRLADSSIFPRITNGNLNAPSIMVGEKVSDHILARAPLPPDNRAPWINPKWQDAQR